Proteins encoded by one window of Sphingomonas ginkgonis:
- a CDS encoding DUF1501 domain-containing protein, producing MDRRSFLQLGGAVGASALFAPKLAFAQAATDRRFLFIIQRGAADGLSIVAPTGDPAFAATRGELAQPLASGIKLDSTFTLHPALVETGRMFAARQAAFVTAVASPYRDRSHFDGQNVLETGGSLPYRLSDGWMNRLVKTMAADPRAIAFSPTVPAALRGSARVSSFAPSGLPAPAQDLMMRVGELYAADHQLGPLWNAALEARHEAGSLTDVKGAGAAGMLAAKMMAGPGGSRIGMIETDGWDTHSAQNARLNNQLKNLDALLAAYRDGLGADWGSTLVIVATEFGRTARINGTNGTDHGTGSAALLMGGALAGGRVYGDWPGLAPAALYENRDVRPTTDLDALIATVLAQHYRQDGTRLGATLFPETSPKPLTARMIA from the coding sequence ATGGACCGTCGTTCCTTCCTCCAGCTCGGCGGCGCGGTCGGCGCCTCGGCCCTGTTCGCGCCCAAGCTCGCCTTCGCCCAGGCCGCCACCGACCGGCGCTTCCTCTTCATCATCCAGCGCGGCGCCGCCGACGGCCTGTCGATCGTCGCGCCGACCGGCGACCCGGCGTTCGCCGCCACCCGCGGCGAGCTGGCGCAGCCGCTCGCCAGCGGGATCAAGCTTGACTCGACCTTCACGCTCCACCCGGCGCTGGTCGAGACCGGCAGGATGTTCGCGGCTCGCCAGGCGGCCTTCGTCACCGCCGTCGCCTCGCCCTATCGCGACCGCTCGCATTTCGACGGCCAGAACGTGCTCGAGACCGGGGGCTCGCTGCCCTACCGGCTGAGCGACGGCTGGATGAACCGGCTGGTCAAAACGATGGCCGCCGATCCTCGCGCGATCGCCTTCTCGCCGACCGTTCCCGCCGCGCTCCGCGGGTCGGCGCGGGTGAGCAGTTTCGCCCCGTCCGGGCTGCCGGCGCCGGCGCAGGACCTGATGATGCGGGTCGGCGAGCTCTATGCGGCGGACCACCAGCTGGGGCCGCTGTGGAACGCGGCGCTCGAGGCTCGCCACGAGGCGGGCAGCCTGACCGACGTCAAGGGCGCCGGCGCGGCCGGAATGCTGGCGGCGAAGATGATGGCCGGCCCGGGCGGCTCGCGGATCGGGATGATCGAGACCGACGGCTGGGACACCCACAGCGCGCAGAACGCGCGGCTCAACAACCAGCTCAAGAACCTCGACGCGCTGCTCGCCGCCTATCGCGACGGGCTCGGCGCCGACTGGGGCAGCACGCTGGTGATCGTCGCCACCGAGTTCGGCCGAACCGCGCGCATCAACGGCACCAACGGGACCGATCATGGGACCGGCTCGGCGGCGCTGCTGATGGGCGGTGCGCTGGCCGGCGGGCGGGTCTATGGCGACTGGCCGGGCCTCGCCCCGGCGGCGCTCTACGAGAACCGCGACGTCCGGCCGACGACCGACCTCGACGCGCTGATCGCGACCGTGCTTGCCCAGCACTACAGGCAGGACGGCACGCGGCTCGGCGCGACGCTGTTCCCGGAGACGTCGCCAAAACCGCTCACCGCGCGGATGATCGCCTGA
- a CDS encoding DUF1800 domain-containing protein, with product MADLSFAENRFGMGARGDGRGGGNDPRGWVEAQIGAVPQPAADLPSRAGVVQAILDYRQERRELKSEGLLGPAKVMPASMATGADIMSSLPAGSQPAAPGPAQMDAARPKQPEALKAARSEEREIYLRLVGARTDAALNSNSPFMERMAHFWANHFAVSAQGEKNLGFAGLLEFEAIRPNLDKRFADMVLAVEQHPAMLFYLDQAGSIGPNSQVGGRVGRNGKTRGLNENLAREILELHTLGVRSGYTQADVTEFARALTGWSVAGLNPNQRFLQGPPGSFVFAEAFHEPGARTIMGKTYPEDGEAQTLAVLEDVSVHPATAHHIATKLARHFAADNPPPAMVARIEKAFLKSRGDLPTVYRALIASPEAWSPENRKFRTPWDWTVASLRAVSTDQVKPEMVVSLLQQLGQPVWRPGSPAGYDDIAASWAAPDALVRRVEAAQRIAQANTGIDARALAPHILGASLTPATATAISRAESPQTGLALMLVSPEFLRR from the coding sequence GTGGCCGACCTCAGCTTCGCCGAAAACCGGTTCGGAATGGGTGCGCGGGGAGACGGCCGGGGCGGGGGGAACGATCCCCGCGGCTGGGTCGAGGCGCAGATCGGCGCGGTGCCGCAGCCGGCCGCCGATCTGCCGAGCCGGGCGGGCGTGGTCCAGGCCATCCTCGATTATCGCCAGGAACGGCGCGAACTGAAGAGCGAAGGGCTGCTGGGCCCCGCCAAGGTCATGCCCGCGTCCATGGCGACCGGCGCCGACATCATGTCCTCGCTTCCTGCTGGATCACAGCCGGCAGCTCCAGGCCCGGCGCAGATGGACGCTGCCAGGCCGAAGCAGCCGGAAGCGCTCAAGGCCGCCCGCTCGGAAGAACGCGAGATCTACCTGCGCCTGGTCGGCGCCCGTACCGATGCCGCGCTCAACAGCAATTCGCCCTTCATGGAGCGGATGGCGCATTTCTGGGCCAACCACTTCGCGGTTTCGGCGCAGGGCGAAAAGAACCTCGGCTTTGCCGGGCTGCTCGAGTTCGAGGCGATCCGCCCCAATCTCGACAAGCGCTTCGCCGACATGGTGCTGGCGGTCGAACAGCATCCCGCGATGCTCTTCTATCTCGACCAGGCGGGCTCGATCGGGCCCAACAGCCAGGTCGGCGGGCGCGTCGGGCGCAACGGTAAGACCCGCGGCCTCAACGAAAATCTCGCGCGCGAAATCCTCGAGCTCCACACGCTCGGGGTGCGCAGCGGCTACACCCAGGCCGACGTCACCGAATTCGCCCGGGCGCTCACCGGGTGGAGCGTGGCCGGACTCAATCCCAACCAGCGCTTTCTACAGGGGCCGCCGGGCTCCTTCGTCTTCGCCGAGGCATTCCACGAGCCGGGCGCGCGGACGATCATGGGGAAGACCTATCCCGAGGACGGCGAGGCGCAGACGCTTGCGGTGCTCGAGGACGTGTCGGTCCACCCCGCGACCGCGCACCATATCGCGACCAAGCTCGCGCGCCATTTCGCCGCCGACAATCCGCCGCCGGCGATGGTCGCCCGGATCGAGAAGGCCTTTCTGAAGAGCCGTGGCGACCTCCCCACCGTCTACCGCGCGCTGATCGCGTCGCCCGAGGCGTGGAGCCCTGAGAACCGCAAGTTCCGGACGCCGTGGGACTGGACCGTCGCCTCGCTCCGCGCGGTGTCGACCGACCAGGTCAAGCCCGAGATGGTCGTCTCGCTCCTCCAGCAGCTCGGCCAGCCGGTCTGGCGGCCGGGCTCGCCCGCCGGCTACGACGACATCGCGGCGAGCTGGGCGGCCCCCGACGCGCTGGTCCGCCGGGTCGAGGCGGCGCAGCGGATCGCGCAGGCGAACACCGGCATCGACGCCCGAGCGCTTGCGCCACATATCCTCGGCGCCAGCCTGACGCCGGCGACCGCCACCGCCATTTCGCGGGCCGAAAGCCCGCAGACCGGTCTCGCGCTGATGCTGGTCAGCCCCGAATTCCTCCGGAGGTAG
- a CDS encoding deoxyguanosinetriphosphate triphosphohydrolase, whose product MTSLSALAALPSRSRGRVHPEPQSGPRGPRDLFQRDRDRIVHSVAFRRLRHKTQVFVAPDGDHFRVRLTHSIEVAQIGRTIARVLGLNEDLTEALCLAHDLGHPPFGHAGEDALSAAIASVGGFDHNGHTLRLLTRLEQTYPAFDGLNLSWETLEGLAKHNGPVLEPGWALAEADREIGLELASYASLEAQVAALADDIAYDNHDIDDGLRSGVLSLDALLAVPLVARHWTTIEQRHPGLSTERKLRALVRDQIGTMVGDLIDETRRRVSDAGVATLAEVRAAGRALAGFSAALAEEERELKRFLYANLYNAPPLQPVRFEAQRVVGNLAAAYLDNPRLLPESWHREIDDPLAAARQVGDYVAGMTDPFAIARHEELVGPVCLPDRF is encoded by the coding sequence ATGACCAGCCTTTCCGCCCTCGCGGCGTTGCCGTCGCGATCGCGCGGGCGGGTTCATCCCGAACCACAGTCCGGCCCCCGCGGCCCACGCGACCTGTTCCAGCGCGACCGCGACCGGATCGTCCACTCGGTTGCGTTCCGCCGGCTCCGCCACAAGACCCAGGTGTTCGTAGCGCCCGACGGCGACCATTTTCGGGTCCGGCTGACCCACTCGATCGAGGTGGCGCAGATCGGGAGGACGATCGCCCGCGTGCTCGGACTCAACGAGGACCTGACCGAAGCGCTCTGCCTCGCGCACGACCTCGGCCACCCGCCGTTCGGCCATGCCGGGGAGGACGCGCTGAGCGCGGCAATCGCGTCAGTCGGCGGGTTCGACCACAACGGCCATACACTTCGTCTGCTGACCCGGCTCGAGCAGACCTATCCGGCGTTCGACGGCCTCAATCTCAGCTGGGAAACGCTCGAGGGCCTCGCCAAGCACAACGGGCCGGTGCTCGAACCCGGCTGGGCGCTGGCCGAGGCCGACCGGGAGATCGGTCTCGAGCTCGCCAGCTATGCCAGCCTCGAGGCGCAGGTCGCCGCGCTCGCCGACGACATCGCCTATGACAATCACGACATCGACGATGGGCTGCGCTCCGGCGTGCTGTCGCTCGACGCGCTGCTGGCGGTGCCCTTGGTGGCGCGGCACTGGACCACGATCGAGCAGCGCCATCCCGGCCTGTCGACCGAACGCAAGCTGCGCGCGCTCGTCCGCGACCAGATCGGGACGATGGTCGGCGACCTTATCGACGAGACCCGCCGCCGGGTCTCCGACGCCGGGGTCGCGACGCTCGCCGAGGTCCGCGCCGCAGGCCGGGCGCTCGCGGGCTTCTCGGCCGCGCTGGCGGAGGAAGAGCGCGAACTGAAGCGCTTTCTCTACGCCAACCTCTACAATGCGCCGCCGCTGCAGCCGGTCCGGTTCGAGGCGCAGCGCGTCGTTGGCAACCTCGCCGCCGCCTATCTGGATAATCCCCGGCTGCTCCCCGAAAGCTGGCATCGCGAGATCGACGATCCGCTCGCCGCGGCGAGGCAGGTCGGCGACTATGTCGCGGGTATGACGGATCCCTTCGCCATTGCCCGGCACGAGGAACTGGTAGGCCCGGTATGCCTGCCCGACCGCTTCTAG
- a CDS encoding tetratricopeptide repeat protein, translating to MFRKCLASAATVLLVPGAAAAQYIGGDTPPPPSAPLPGQYESPEAKLAREVRLLAINPRNFDALVGAGRASLDVGDAQAALGFFGRAEEVYPTSPVPKIGMGAALCALGEADRALSYFTRAQQLGAAVQSFALDRGEAYDLLGRQPAAQNDYRIALTGSNPNEARRRLALSLAISGRRAEALAALDPLLGRRDPAALRARAFVLALTGDPAGAAAAVNSAMPGMAGSLAPFMGRLAGLTPGAKAAAVLLGDFPGSDQASSGTALASVPPVPRSTQSDSDRLAGIDSWLNATASAAPPAAGPPPAPAFGPTQVATVTPLPSPVRSPPALTSPPASSGVAAQLQRKLWIQLASGPNEQALGVQFDRITRQDPDLFKGISPWVSTDGPRSRLLIGPFKSREDVQIFTEELEASRIPGFSWSNDQGQMVRKLNP from the coding sequence ATGTTCCGGAAATGCTTGGCGTCTGCCGCCACGGTGCTGTTGGTGCCCGGCGCGGCTGCGGCGCAATATATCGGCGGCGACACGCCGCCGCCGCCATCTGCGCCCCTGCCGGGGCAATATGAGTCTCCGGAGGCGAAGCTGGCCCGCGAGGTGCGGCTGCTCGCCATCAATCCGCGCAACTTCGACGCGCTGGTCGGTGCCGGGCGCGCCTCGCTCGACGTTGGCGACGCCCAGGCGGCGCTCGGCTTCTTCGGCCGTGCCGAGGAAGTCTACCCGACCAGCCCCGTCCCCAAGATCGGTATGGGCGCCGCGCTCTGCGCGCTTGGCGAGGCGGATCGCGCGCTGTCCTACTTCACCCGGGCACAACAGCTGGGAGCCGCCGTCCAAAGCTTCGCCCTCGACCGCGGAGAAGCCTACGACCTTCTCGGGCGCCAGCCCGCGGCCCAGAACGACTATCGGATCGCGCTGACCGGCAGCAATCCCAACGAAGCGCGGCGCCGGCTGGCCCTCAGCCTGGCGATCAGTGGCCGCCGCGCCGAGGCGCTCGCCGCGCTCGATCCGCTGCTGGGGCGCCGCGACCCGGCCGCCCTTCGCGCGCGCGCGTTCGTGCTGGCGCTGACTGGTGATCCCGCCGGGGCTGCCGCGGCGGTCAACAGCGCGATGCCGGGCATGGCGGGGAGCCTGGCGCCGTTCATGGGACGGCTCGCCGGTTTGACCCCCGGGGCCAAGGCGGCCGCGGTCCTGCTGGGGGATTTCCCGGGTAGTGACCAGGCTTCGAGCGGCACCGCGCTGGCCAGTGTGCCGCCCGTTCCCCGTTCCACGCAGTCGGACAGCGATCGACTGGCCGGGATCGACAGCTGGCTGAATGCGACCGCGTCGGCTGCTCCGCCGGCCGCAGGTCCGCCGCCCGCCCCAGCGTTCGGCCCGACGCAGGTGGCAACCGTGACCCCGCTGCCCTCGCCGGTCCGGTCTCCGCCGGCTTTAACGTCTCCGCCGGCCTCGTCCGGTGTCGCTGCGCAACTCCAGCGCAAGCTATGGATTCAGCTGGCCAGCGGGCCGAACGAGCAGGCGCTCGGCGTTCAGTTTGATCGGATCACCCGCCAGGATCCGGATTTGTTCAAGGGCATTTCCCCCTGGGTTAGCACCGACGGCCCCCGCAGCCGGCTGCTGATTGGTCCCTTCAAGAGCCGCGAGGACGTGCAGATTTTCACCGAGGAGCTTGAAGCGTCTCGCATCCCCGGCTTTAGCTGGAGCAACGATCAGGGACAGATGGTTCGCAAGCTCAATCCATGA
- a CDS encoding polysaccharide deacetylase family protein, with amino-acid sequence MPVRTRIAIVGALLLVGLLFFVHLRSQPAVSVIPGLAGPAGKTVVAPPPPPRVEDYGGGGATRLAVLVTDVDSDWIGLVRALRARGIPATFTRDPAEAMRHRAMLAYPLISGKVLSGDHIRALAAFVHGGGGLMTFDLAGGGLEPLFGIRGEIPGRARSALRWPATAGATAITPLNAAGMEATLGSQGLDVTTATTLARFDDGAAALTCQSAVGRACILGVDVGSYANRAFNLRAEPLAGGYVNGDADGLDRLMNAVRDFYVASEPNAYLIGTAPAPFGGSLILTHDLDAGKALADSLALAEAMRKRDVDATFFMQTKYVRDWNDDVFFRADTLPQLRRLKALGMEVGSHSVAHARAFNQFELGDGTEAYPDYRPFVTSQTTARGGTILGELRVSKYLLDSAIGQQTLAFRPGHLRNPAMLPQALAATGYRFTSDLTAENALTNYPFQLAYGRSGPGLMPVWEFPVTIEDEAAPPFAARLDASVALVERIASRGGVATLLVHPDHGSKRDAELALIDRLRGRYWIGGLSRFGEWWRARDLAAIDYDGKQVTARGPLPVHGVTVSFPRSGRTHVIP; translated from the coding sequence ATGCCTGTTCGTACGCGTATCGCAATCGTCGGCGCGCTTCTCCTCGTCGGCCTGCTCTTTTTCGTTCACCTCCGTTCCCAACCTGCCGTCAGCGTGATTCCCGGCCTGGCCGGACCCGCGGGCAAGACCGTGGTTGCGCCGCCGCCGCCGCCGCGGGTGGAGGATTATGGCGGTGGCGGCGCCACCCGCCTCGCGGTCCTGGTGACCGATGTCGACTCGGACTGGATCGGGCTGGTGCGCGCGCTGCGCGCGCGAGGCATTCCCGCGACATTCACCCGCGACCCGGCCGAGGCGATGCGGCATCGTGCCATGCTCGCTTATCCGCTGATCTCAGGGAAGGTGCTGAGCGGCGACCATATCCGCGCGCTGGCGGCGTTCGTCCACGGCGGCGGCGGGCTGATGACTTTTGACCTGGCGGGTGGTGGCCTTGAACCCCTGTTCGGGATTCGCGGCGAGATCCCGGGCCGGGCGCGCTCGGCCCTACGATGGCCGGCGACAGCCGGCGCCACCGCGATCACTCCGCTCAACGCCGCGGGCATGGAAGCGACATTGGGAAGCCAGGGCTTGGATGTAACAACGGCGACGACGTTGGCGCGGTTCGACGACGGCGCCGCGGCGCTGACCTGCCAGTCGGCCGTGGGGCGAGCCTGCATCCTTGGCGTCGACGTCGGTTCCTACGCGAACCGCGCCTTCAACCTGCGCGCCGAGCCGCTTGCCGGCGGCTATGTCAACGGGGACGCCGACGGGCTCGATCGACTGATGAACGCGGTGCGCGACTTCTACGTCGCCAGCGAGCCGAACGCCTACCTGATCGGGACAGCGCCAGCGCCCTTCGGCGGCAGCTTGATCCTCACGCATGATCTGGACGCCGGCAAGGCGCTTGCCGACTCGCTTGCGCTGGCTGAGGCAATGCGAAAGCGGGACGTCGACGCGACGTTCTTCATGCAGACCAAATATGTCCGCGACTGGAACGACGACGTCTTCTTTCGCGCAGACACGCTGCCGCAGCTGCGGCGATTGAAGGCGCTGGGGATGGAGGTCGGGAGCCACAGCGTGGCGCACGCGCGGGCGTTCAATCAGTTCGAACTGGGCGACGGAACCGAAGCCTATCCGGATTACCGCCCGTTCGTCACCAGCCAGACGACCGCCCGCGGCGGAACCATCCTCGGCGAACTGCGGGTTTCGAAATATCTCCTCGATAGCGCGATTGGCCAGCAAACCCTCGCCTTCCGACCCGGGCACCTGCGTAACCCGGCGATGCTGCCCCAGGCACTGGCGGCCACCGGCTATCGGTTCACGTCGGACCTGACTGCCGAGAACGCCCTGACCAATTATCCCTTCCAGCTCGCCTATGGCCGCAGCGGACCGGGCCTGATGCCCGTCTGGGAGTTTCCGGTCACGATCGAGGACGAAGCGGCGCCCCCTTTCGCGGCTCGCCTCGACGCCTCGGTTGCGCTGGTCGAGCGGATCGCGTCCAGAGGCGGGGTCGCGACGCTGTTGGTGCATCCCGACCATGGGTCCAAGCGCGACGCCGAGCTGGCGCTGATCGACCGGCTTCGCGGCCGCTATTGGATCGGCGGGCTCAGCCGGTTCGGCGAGTGGTGGCGCGCGCGCGACCTGGCGGCCATCGACTATGATGGCAAGCAAGTCACCGCGCGCGGTCCGCTGCCCGTGCATGGCGTTACCGTCAGTTTCCCGAGATCAGGCCGAACTCACGTCATCCCTTGA
- a CDS encoding DUF1624 domain-containing protein, giving the protein MSTRAAAVDSAVDDPLVEPRSVGLTRAGVRRLDAIDLLRGLMIALMVLDHVRDFFGGPALHNPTDPATSWPLLFATRWVTHLCAPTFVLLAGTSIYLQSLHKEPGALGRFLLARGAWLILLELTLVGFGFNFGEPFVFLQVIWAIGFGMMAMSLLSRLRPELVLGVGIALVALGPLAVAATARWQGGAGVLRTLLLSPGALPGVPSLVMYPALPWLGIMAVGFGMGPLFATPEPARARALLRLALALLAGVLLLRWANGYGDPSPWVRDGNPLRTTLSYLNLSKYPPSPDYVMATLGVSLLLFLLLERLRGPLARVLLDFGRTPLFTYIAHIYIAHGAMLLLASSMGVPQAAIDLVARQTSGAQEPIAWGYGLGGVYLAWLIVLLLLVPLSHWFAGVKRTRRERWLSFI; this is encoded by the coding sequence ATGTCGACGAGAGCCGCCGCTGTCGATTCCGCGGTCGACGATCCGCTGGTCGAGCCCCGCTCGGTCGGGCTGACCCGCGCCGGCGTGCGGCGGCTGGACGCGATCGACCTGCTGCGCGGGCTGATGATCGCACTGATGGTGCTCGACCATGTTCGCGACTTCTTCGGCGGCCCGGCGCTCCACAACCCGACCGATCCCGCGACCTCCTGGCCCTTGCTGTTCGCGACCCGGTGGGTGACTCACCTGTGCGCCCCGACCTTCGTCCTGCTGGCGGGCACCTCCATCTACCTCCAGTCGCTGCACAAGGAGCCGGGGGCGCTCGGCCGCTTCCTGCTCGCCCGCGGCGCTTGGCTGATCCTGCTCGAGCTCACGCTCGTCGGCTTCGGCTTCAACTTCGGCGAGCCCTTCGTCTTTCTCCAGGTCATCTGGGCGATCGGGTTCGGGATGATGGCGATGAGCCTCTTGTCGCGGCTGCGCCCCGAGCTGGTGCTGGGGGTGGGGATCGCGCTCGTCGCACTCGGGCCGCTGGCGGTCGCGGCGACCGCGCGATGGCAGGGCGGGGCAGGGGTCCTTCGCACGCTGCTGCTGTCACCGGGCGCGCTGCCCGGAGTGCCCAGCCTCGTCATGTATCCGGCCCTGCCGTGGCTCGGGATCATGGCGGTCGGGTTCGGGATGGGGCCGCTGTTCGCCACTCCCGAGCCGGCCCGCGCCCGAGCGCTGCTCCGCCTCGCGCTGGCGCTGCTCGCCGGCGTCCTCCTCCTGCGCTGGGCGAACGGCTACGGCGACCCGTCCCCCTGGGTCCGCGACGGCAACCCCCTCAGAACCACCCTATCCTACCTCAACCTTTCCAAATACCCGCCGTCGCCCGACTATGTGATGGCGACGCTTGGCGTGTCGCTGCTGCTCTTCCTGCTTTTGGAGCGCTTGCGCGGTCCGCTGGCGCGCGTGCTGCTCGACTTCGGTCGAACGCCGCTCTTCACCTACATCGCCCACATCTACATCGCCCATGGCGCAATGCTCCTGCTGGCGTCCTCCATGGGAGTGCCACAGGCGGCCATCGACCTCGTCGCGCGCCAGACGTCCGGGGCGCAGGAGCCGATTGCCTGGGGCTATGGCCTCGGCGGCGTCTATCTTGCCTGGCTGATCGTGCTGCTCCTGCTCGTCCCGCTGTCGCACTGGTTTGCCGGCGTGAAACGAACCCGGCGCGAACGCTGGCTCAGCTTCATCTGA
- the poxB gene encoding ubiquinone-dependent pyruvate dehydrogenase, whose translation MNVADQIVETLQASGVERIYGVVGDSLNGITEALRRRGTIDWVHMRHEESGAFAAGAEAQLTGRLAVCAGSCGPGNLHLINGLYDCHRSGAPVLAIAAQIPLAEIGSGYFQETKPERLFADCSHYCELVSSPEQMPRILEQAIRAAVGKGGVAVIVIPGNVALLDATERKVPPAASLLPAPPVVVPRDAETDALAELLNGSRRITLLCGRGCAHAHSQLLRLAERLKAPIVHALGGKEFVEPDNPFDVGMTGLIGFASGYRAMLQCDALLMLGTDFPYQQFYPTEARIAQVDLKPDHLGRRCRLDLGLVGDVAATIDALLPKLEVKADRAHLDDSVAHYRRSRADLDELATGEPGRKPIHPQFLARTLNEVAADDAIFTADVGTPTIWAARYLKMNGRRRLIGSWVHGSMAGAMTQGIGAQAAFPERQVISLSGDGGFAMLMGDFLTLNQQKLPLKVVIFNNGSLGFVELEMKSAGLIETGVALDNPDFAAVARAAGVHAIRVEDPGDLRAAAEDMLAHPGPALLDVVVNRQELSMPPKVTLEQMKGFSLYALRAIMNGRGTEIVDLARSNLLR comes from the coding sequence ATGAATGTTGCCGACCAGATCGTCGAGACCCTGCAGGCGAGCGGGGTCGAGCGCATCTATGGCGTCGTCGGGGACAGCCTGAACGGCATCACCGAGGCGCTTCGCCGGCGCGGGACGATCGACTGGGTGCACATGCGGCACGAGGAATCCGGCGCCTTCGCGGCCGGCGCCGAAGCCCAGCTCACCGGCCGGCTGGCGGTCTGCGCGGGCTCGTGCGGGCCGGGCAACCTCCACCTGATCAACGGGCTCTACGACTGCCACCGGTCGGGCGCGCCGGTGCTGGCAATCGCCGCGCAGATCCCGCTGGCGGAGATCGGCAGCGGCTATTTCCAAGAGACCAAGCCGGAACGGCTGTTCGCCGACTGCAGCCATTATTGCGAGCTGGTCTCGAGCCCCGAGCAGATGCCGCGGATCCTCGAGCAGGCGATCCGCGCCGCGGTCGGCAAGGGCGGGGTGGCGGTGATCGTCATCCCCGGCAATGTCGCGCTGCTCGACGCCACCGAGCGCAAGGTCCCGCCGGCGGCCAGCCTGCTGCCGGCGCCCCCGGTGGTCGTGCCACGGGACGCCGAGACCGACGCGCTGGCGGAGCTGCTCAACGGATCGCGGCGGATCACCCTGCTATGCGGGCGCGGCTGCGCCCACGCGCATTCCCAGCTGCTCCGGCTGGCCGAACGGCTCAAGGCGCCGATCGTCCATGCGCTCGGCGGGAAGGAGTTCGTCGAGCCCGACAATCCCTTCGACGTCGGAATGACCGGGCTGATCGGCTTCGCTTCGGGCTATCGCGCGATGCTGCAGTGCGACGCCCTGCTGATGCTCGGAACCGACTTCCCCTACCAGCAATTCTACCCGACCGAGGCGCGGATCGCGCAGGTCGACCTGAAGCCCGACCATCTCGGGCGGCGCTGCCGCCTCGACCTCGGGCTGGTCGGTGATGTCGCCGCGACGATCGACGCGCTTCTGCCCAAGCTGGAGGTCAAGGCGGACCGGGCGCACCTCGACGACAGCGTCGCCCATTACCGGCGCTCGCGCGCGGACCTCGACGAGCTGGCCACCGGCGAGCCCGGCCGCAAGCCGATCCACCCCCAGTTTCTCGCGCGGACGCTGAACGAGGTGGCCGCCGACGACGCCATCTTCACCGCCGATGTCGGCACGCCGACTATCTGGGCCGCGCGCTACCTGAAGATGAACGGCCGCCGCCGACTGATCGGATCCTGGGTCCATGGCTCGATGGCGGGGGCGATGACCCAGGGCATCGGCGCGCAGGCGGCCTTCCCGGAGCGGCAGGTGATCTCGCTGTCGGGCGACGGCGGCTTCGCCATGCTGATGGGCGACTTCCTGACACTCAACCAGCAGAAGCTGCCGCTCAAGGTCGTCATCTTCAACAATGGCTCGCTCGGCTTCGTCGAGCTGGAGATGAAGAGCGCGGGGCTGATCGAGACCGGGGTCGCCCTCGACAATCCCGATTTCGCCGCGGTGGCGCGCGCGGCTGGGGTCCACGCGATCCGAGTCGAGGATCCCGGCGACCTGCGCGCCGCTGCCGAGGACATGCTTGCCCACCCGGGCCCGGCCCTGCTCGACGTCGTCGTCAACCGGCAGGAACTGTCGATGCCCCCCAAGGTCACGCTGGAGCAGATGAAGGGGTTCAGCCTCTACGCGCTGCGGGCGATCATGAACGGCCGCGGCACCGAAATCGTCGACCTGGCGCGAAGCAACCTGCTGCGCTGA